From Streptomyces griseorubiginosus, one genomic window encodes:
- a CDS encoding class I SAM-dependent DNA methyltransferase, whose translation MVVALKKSDLYSSLWRSCDELRGGMDASQYKDYILTLLFVKYVTDKAKSDPNSLIDVPVGGSFDDMVALKGDKEIGDRVNKIIGQLAEANGLEKVIDLADFNDEEKLGKGKEMQDRLSKLVTIFADLDFRGSRAEGDDLLGDAYEYLMRHFATESGKSKGQFYTPAEVSRVLAKVVGIGAGTRQDHTVYDPTCGSGSLLLKVADEAPRGLTIYGQEKDNATWALAQMNMILHGYEDRDIRKGDTITSPQFTQGARLQTFDFAVANPPFSIKSWSNGLENDYGRFEYGRPPEKNGDYAFLLHILKSLKSTGKAAVILPHGVLFRGHAEAGIRKELLRRGYIKGIIGLPANLFYGTGIPACVIILDKENAQARTGVFMIDASKGFMKDGNKNRLRSQDIHKIVDVFNKQTEVERYSRMVPLHEIADPKNDYNLNIPRYIDSSEPEDIQDLHAHVHGGIPDHDLDALNGYWEAFPRLRTTLFKPNRPGYSDLAVGVAEVQQAILDSDEFQKFAMDVRGQVDDWFAAHRPVLQALNPDTVPKDLIARISDDLLARFKNTPLLDEYDVYEQLMTYWHGVMHDDVFLIMNDGWCEAAKPRKAIEDKERKLSETPDLIVGSGRSATRYKMDLIPPALVVARYFAGEQAKVDVLHAGAEEASRAVEEYIEEHAVEDGLLAEAMDDGKISKILTSTRLKVARHEGTDPEEIKALQHLIRLYNEESVAKKAAKEAQAALDLATLKKYGDLSEPEIKQLVLDEKWAATVRTRVASEANRLTLGLVARIQQLGERYTETADAIHAALEALESKVTRHLTEMGVMS comes from the coding sequence GTGGTAGTGGCTCTCAAAAAGTCGGACCTGTACAGCTCGCTGTGGCGGAGCTGCGACGAGCTGCGCGGCGGCATGGATGCCAGCCAGTACAAGGACTACATCCTGACGCTGCTATTCGTGAAGTACGTGACGGACAAGGCCAAGTCCGACCCGAACTCCTTGATCGACGTCCCCGTCGGCGGATCCTTCGATGACATGGTCGCCCTCAAAGGTGATAAGGAGATCGGCGATCGTGTCAACAAGATCATCGGCCAGCTCGCCGAAGCCAACGGACTTGAGAAGGTAATCGACCTGGCCGACTTTAACGACGAGGAGAAGCTCGGCAAGGGCAAGGAGATGCAGGATCGCCTCTCCAAGCTGGTGACGATCTTCGCTGACCTGGACTTTCGAGGTAGCCGCGCTGAGGGCGACGACCTGCTCGGCGACGCCTACGAGTACCTGATGCGGCACTTCGCAACAGAGTCGGGCAAGTCGAAGGGGCAGTTCTACACCCCGGCCGAAGTCTCACGGGTACTCGCCAAGGTCGTCGGTATCGGAGCGGGCACTCGGCAGGACCACACGGTCTACGACCCCACGTGCGGGTCCGGCTCGTTGCTCCTCAAGGTCGCCGATGAGGCCCCACGCGGCCTCACCATCTACGGGCAGGAGAAGGACAACGCCACCTGGGCGCTGGCCCAGATGAACATGATCCTCCATGGCTACGAGGACCGTGACATCCGCAAGGGTGACACAATTACCAGCCCACAGTTCACCCAGGGCGCACGGCTCCAGACCTTCGACTTCGCCGTCGCCAACCCGCCGTTCTCGATCAAATCGTGGAGCAACGGCCTGGAGAACGACTACGGCCGCTTCGAGTACGGTCGGCCGCCGGAGAAGAACGGCGACTACGCCTTCCTGCTGCACATCCTCAAGTCACTCAAGAGCACAGGCAAGGCCGCGGTCATCTTGCCGCACGGGGTCCTGTTTCGCGGTCACGCCGAGGCAGGCATTCGTAAGGAGCTTCTGCGCCGCGGCTACATCAAGGGCATCATCGGCCTGCCTGCGAACCTCTTCTACGGCACCGGTATTCCGGCCTGCGTCATCATCCTCGACAAGGAGAACGCCCAGGCGCGAACTGGCGTCTTCATGATCGATGCCTCCAAGGGCTTCATGAAGGACGGCAACAAGAACCGCCTCCGGAGCCAGGACATCCACAAGATCGTCGATGTCTTCAACAAGCAGACCGAGGTCGAGCGCTACTCGCGTATGGTGCCGCTCCACGAGATCGCCGACCCGAAGAACGACTACAACCTCAACATCCCGCGGTACATCGACTCCTCCGAGCCGGAGGACATCCAGGACCTTCACGCCCACGTTCACGGCGGGATCCCGGATCACGACCTGGACGCACTCAACGGGTACTGGGAAGCGTTCCCGAGGCTTCGTACCACGCTCTTCAAGCCGAACCGCCCTGGCTACAGCGACCTGGCTGTCGGCGTGGCTGAGGTACAACAGGCCATCCTGGACTCCGACGAGTTCCAGAAGTTCGCCATGGACGTACGCGGCCAGGTTGACGACTGGTTCGCCGCGCACCGGCCGGTCCTGCAAGCGCTCAACCCGGACACCGTCCCCAAGGACCTGATCGCTCGTATCAGCGACGATCTGCTGGCCCGGTTCAAGAACACCCCCCTGCTCGACGAGTACGACGTCTACGAGCAGCTCATGACCTACTGGCACGGCGTCATGCACGACGACGTGTTCCTCATCATGAACGACGGGTGGTGTGAGGCGGCGAAACCTCGCAAGGCTATCGAGGACAAGGAGCGCAAGCTTTCCGAGACTCCGGACCTCATCGTGGGGTCGGGGCGCAGTGCCACCAGGTACAAGATGGACCTCATTCCGCCGGCGCTCGTCGTAGCTCGCTACTTTGCAGGTGAGCAGGCCAAGGTCGACGTGCTTCACGCTGGAGCCGAGGAAGCCAGCCGTGCTGTCGAGGAGTACATCGAGGAACACGCCGTCGAGGACGGCCTGCTTGCGGAGGCTATGGATGATGGCAAGATCTCTAAGATTCTCACTTCGACGCGGCTCAAGGTAGCCCGGCACGAGGGAACCGACCCCGAAGAGATCAAGGCGCTGCAGCACCTGATCAGGCTGTACAACGAAGAGTCTGTCGCCAAGAAAGCCGCCAAGGAAGCTCAGGCTGCACTCGATCTCGCAACCCTCAAGAAATATGGTGACCTCAGCGAGCCTGAGATCAAGCAACTTGTGCTCGACGAAAAGTGGGCAGCCACGGTTCGTACTCGTGTCGCGAGTGAGGCCAACCGTCTGACACTTGGCCTCGTTGCTCGGATTCAGCAGCTGGGTGAGCGCTATACGGAAACTGCCGATGCGATTCATGCCGCACTTGAGGCGCTCGAATCAAAAGTAACAAGACACCTCACTGAGATGGGGGTCATGTCATGA
- a CDS encoding helix-turn-helix transcriptional regulator, translating to MAKQPISDAAETFGARVRARRNELGKSQERLADDSGMHWTFIGQVERGQRNVSLHNILKIAEALGMDAGDLMRGLKAPEGPNGQPE from the coding sequence ATGGCAAAACAGCCCATCTCAGACGCAGCGGAGACGTTCGGCGCGCGGGTGCGCGCCCGCCGGAACGAGCTCGGCAAGAGCCAGGAGCGCCTCGCTGACGACAGCGGAATGCACTGGACGTTCATCGGGCAGGTGGAGCGCGGCCAGCGCAACGTCAGCTTGCACAACATCCTGAAGATCGCCGAGGCGCTGGGCATGGATGCGGGTGACCTAATGCGAGGGCTCAAGGCGCCGGAAGGCCCCAACGGGCAGCCGGAGTAG